Proteins encoded in a region of the Massilia sp. UMI-21 genome:
- a CDS encoding heme-binding protein, whose protein sequence is MKLRLTAVAFLLPLLCAGSATGADSPVPARTEEKVLRMFLSTSETGLDPAVASDNATLSLLENLFDPLLRYDYLARPARLRPNTAVAMPEVSADGLTYTFRIRPGIYFTGDPAFKGVKREMTAQDYAYSLARLRDPATRSPWAAMFEGVAELRALDRHTLRIRLKAPDNNFLFYLATPASGAVAREVIEAYPGQAGNHPVGTGPFMVGEWKRSDRIVLLANPYSTAVFHATPGDNPEDQAIAAALEGKRLPRVDRIELRVAEEFQGRMLGFLNAEYDYLEQIPESMTEMVVEDGQLKPELAARGIVLSRFPVLQTYYMWMNMEDPVLGGYGKDRVALRRAISMAYNSAEDIALLKKGFAIKAESPLPPNVLGYDPDYRSPVPYDPALANALLDRHGYTRRDPDGFRRTPDDRPLTLTMHSEATVGGRLRDELWRKCLNAIGLRVTFKSDKKTEIIKASRLGTVQMFESNWIADFPDGDNFYQLLYGPNAGRANYARFNLPAYNVRYEQARRLTDGPARQKLYFEMNQLIHAYNPWVPLTHVLSGDLRHPWLKNYKRHPVEFTTWRYLDVDVAQRGRSSRGTR, encoded by the coding sequence ATGAAACTTCGCCTCACCGCCGTCGCCTTCCTGTTGCCCCTGCTGTGCGCGGGCAGCGCGACAGGGGCCGACTCCCCCGTCCCCGCGCGCACCGAAGAAAAGGTGCTGCGCATGTTCCTGTCGACCAGCGAGACCGGCCTGGATCCGGCCGTCGCCTCCGACAACGCCACCCTGTCGCTGCTGGAAAACCTGTTCGACCCGCTGCTGCGCTACGACTACCTGGCGCGCCCGGCCAGGCTGCGCCCGAACACCGCCGTCGCCATGCCGGAAGTGAGCGCGGACGGCCTGACCTACACCTTTCGCATCCGCCCCGGTATTTATTTCACCGGGGACCCGGCCTTCAAGGGAGTGAAGCGCGAGATGACGGCGCAGGATTATGCGTACAGCCTCGCGCGCCTGCGAGATCCGGCGACCCGGTCGCCCTGGGCCGCCATGTTCGAAGGCGTGGCCGAGCTGCGCGCCCTCGACCGCCATACCCTGCGCATCCGCCTGAAGGCGCCCGACAACAACTTCCTGTTCTACCTGGCGACGCCGGCGTCCGGCGCGGTGGCGCGCGAAGTCATCGAGGCCTATCCGGGCCAGGCCGGCAACCACCCGGTCGGCACCGGCCCCTTCATGGTCGGCGAGTGGAAGCGCAGCGACCGCATCGTATTGCTGGCCAACCCGTATTCGACGGCGGTGTTCCACGCCACCCCGGGCGACAATCCGGAAGACCAGGCGATCGCCGCCGCCCTGGAAGGCAAGCGCCTGCCGCGGGTGGACCGGATCGAGCTGCGCGTCGCCGAGGAATTCCAGGGCCGCATGCTGGGCTTCCTGAACGCCGAATACGACTACCTCGAGCAGATCCCCGAGTCGATGACCGAGATGGTGGTGGAAGACGGCCAGTTGAAACCGGAGCTGGCGGCGCGCGGCATCGTGCTGTCGCGCTTCCCGGTGCTGCAGACCTACTACATGTGGATGAACATGGAAGACCCGGTGCTCGGCGGCTACGGCAAGGACCGGGTGGCGCTGCGCCGCGCGATCTCGATGGCCTACAACAGTGCCGAGGACATCGCGCTGCTGAAGAAGGGCTTCGCGATCAAGGCCGAGTCGCCGCTGCCGCCCAACGTGCTCGGCTACGATCCGGATTACCGCAGCCCGGTGCCCTACGACCCGGCGCTGGCCAATGCGCTGCTGGACCGCCATGGCTATACCCGGCGCGATCCCGACGGGTTTCGCCGCACGCCCGACGACCGGCCGCTGACGCTCACCATGCACAGCGAGGCCACGGTCGGCGGCCGCCTGCGCGACGAGTTATGGCGCAAGTGCCTGAACGCGATCGGCCTGCGCGTCACGTTCAAATCGGACAAGAAGACCGAGATCATCAAGGCTTCGCGCCTGGGCACGGTCCAGATGTTCGAAAGTAACTGGATCGCCGACTTCCCGGATGGCGACAACTTCTACCAGCTGCTGTACGGCCCGAACGCCGGCCGTGCCAACTATGCGCGCTTCAACCTGCCGGCCTATAACGTGCGCTATGAGCAGGCGCGCCGGCTCACCGACGGGCCTGCGCGCCAGAAGCTGTATTTCGAGATGAACCAGCTGATCCACGCGTACAACCCCTGGGTGCCGCTGACCCATGTGCTGTCGGGTGACCTGCGTCATCCGTGGCTGAAAAACTACAAACGGCATCCAGTTGAATTCACGACCTGGCGGTATCTGGATGTTGATGTTGCGCAAAGAGGACGTTCTAGCAGAGGGACACGTTAG
- the dacB gene encoding D-alanyl-D-alanine carboxypeptidase/D-alanyl-D-alanine-endopeptidase, with the protein MFRRLTLATLLFAACSAHAQLPAPVAQVLAQQGLPEDALGVLVLKGDSVLLSHQADRPMQPASTMKLVTTMVGLERLGPAFRGRTELRTTGEIDKGVLRGNLILKGGADADLSGEGLENMLRALHYQGIRRIEGDLVLDRSLWQPARPDVGAPPFDEAPEAYYNVIPDPLLVNKNMLQIDMRSTGKRLKLAMQPQLERVSIGSDMKLVDADCATWEDGWKLPEAVRQKNGRIKVLLHGTFPKDCARSYSINVLDRDDYVGRLFRQKWKELGGKFSGKVVAGTAPSESTLLAQHTSRMLPELVRDTNKPSDNLLARTLFLSLGSLQPDPAAGSFALPANGETTFARADAAVREWMRGQRIDDTGLVMENGSGLSRIERITPQQMAHLLQAGLRSAWMPEFQASMPIAGIDGTLRRRLQGTPAAGRARLKTGTLRNVVALAGYVPDANGEQNVFVAMVNSEQAGNGRGRAVLDALVDWVARSGTAPQPAPAPVAPVAPAAPVMP; encoded by the coding sequence ATGTTTCGTCGCCTGACGCTCGCCACCCTCTTGTTCGCTGCATGCAGCGCCCATGCCCAGCTGCCGGCCCCGGTCGCGCAGGTGCTGGCGCAACAGGGCCTGCCGGAAGACGCGCTCGGCGTGCTGGTGCTCAAGGGCGATTCGGTGCTGCTGTCGCACCAGGCCGACCGGCCGATGCAGCCGGCATCGACCATGAAGCTGGTGACGACCATGGTGGGCCTGGAGCGCCTCGGTCCCGCCTTCCGCGGCCGCACCGAGCTGCGCACCACCGGCGAGATCGACAAGGGCGTGCTGCGCGGGAACCTGATCCTGAAGGGCGGCGCCGACGCCGACCTGTCGGGCGAGGGCCTGGAGAACATGCTGCGCGCCCTGCACTACCAGGGCATCCGCCGCATCGAGGGCGATCTGGTGCTGGACCGCAGCCTGTGGCAGCCGGCGCGCCCGGACGTCGGCGCGCCGCCTTTCGACGAGGCCCCCGAGGCGTATTACAACGTCATCCCGGACCCGCTCCTGGTCAACAAGAACATGCTGCAGATCGACATGCGTTCCACCGGCAAGCGCTTGAAGCTGGCCATGCAGCCGCAACTCGAGCGCGTGAGTATCGGCTCCGATATGAAACTGGTCGACGCCGACTGCGCGACCTGGGAAGACGGCTGGAAGCTGCCGGAAGCGGTGCGCCAGAAAAACGGCCGCATCAAGGTGCTCCTGCACGGAACCTTCCCGAAAGACTGCGCGCGCAGCTACAGCATCAACGTGCTGGACCGCGACGACTACGTGGGCCGCCTGTTCCGCCAGAAGTGGAAGGAACTGGGCGGCAAATTCAGCGGCAAGGTCGTGGCAGGCACCGCGCCGTCGGAATCGACCCTGCTGGCCCAACACACGTCGCGCATGCTGCCCGAGCTGGTACGCGACACCAACAAGCCTTCCGACAACCTGCTGGCGCGCACCCTGTTCCTGAGCCTGGGCAGCCTGCAGCCGGATCCGGCGGCGGGCAGCTTCGCCCTTCCCGCCAACGGCGAGACTACATTCGCGCGCGCCGACGCCGCCGTGCGCGAATGGATGCGCGGACAGCGCATCGACGATACCGGGCTGGTGATGGAAAACGGCTCGGGCCTGTCGCGCATCGAACGCATCACGCCGCAGCAGATGGCCCACCTGCTGCAGGCCGGCCTGCGCAGCGCCTGGATGCCGGAATTCCAGGCCAGCATGCCGATCGCCGGCATCGACGGCACCCTGCGGCGCCGCCTGCAGGGAACCCCGGCCGCGGGCCGCGCGCGCCTGAAGACCGGCACGCTGCGCAACGTGGTGGCGCTGGCGGGCTATGTGCCGGATGCGAACGGGGAGCAGAACGTATTCGTCGCCATGGTCAACAGCGAGCAGGCGGGCAACGGGCGCGGACGCGCGGTGCTGGATGCGCTGGTGGATTGGGTGGCCAGGTCGGGGACGGCGCCGCAACCGGCCCCGGCGCCCGTGGCACCCGTGGCACCGGCGGCGCCAGTGATGCCATAA
- a CDS encoding PEP-CTERM sorting domain-containing protein has translation MRSFLKTLVLATAFAGSSAFAGTLTTQLHVDNGFVAYLSTSDTETGTAFGAGNNWGAGYVNTATLQAGQDYYLHIFAYDQGGIAGMLGQLSIDDEQHVFANGSQFLMTNAIHWKGNNSGFNGVYGDLTELGGNGAAPWGWQNVSSDTQWIWAGNADLNNQAYFSTKISAVRPAADVPEPASLALLGLGLVGLGLKRRRKA, from the coding sequence ATGCGATCCTTCCTGAAGACCCTCGTCCTTGCCACCGCGTTCGCCGGTTCGAGCGCGTTCGCTGGTACGCTGACCACGCAGCTGCACGTCGACAATGGCTTCGTCGCTTATCTGTCCACCAGTGACACCGAGACCGGCACTGCTTTCGGGGCAGGGAACAACTGGGGCGCGGGCTATGTCAACACCGCCACGCTGCAAGCCGGCCAGGATTACTACCTGCACATCTTCGCCTACGACCAGGGTGGTATCGCGGGCATGCTGGGTCAGCTCTCGATCGATGACGAGCAGCACGTGTTCGCCAATGGTTCCCAGTTCCTGATGACGAACGCGATCCACTGGAAGGGCAATAACAGCGGTTTCAATGGCGTCTATGGCGATTTGACCGAACTCGGCGGTAATGGCGCAGCGCCATGGGGCTGGCAAAATGTCTCGTCCGACACGCAATGGATCTGGGCCGGTAACGCCGACCTGAACAACCAAGCTTACTTCAGCACCAAGATCAGCGCGGTGCGCCCGGCCGCCGACGTGCCGGAACCGGCATCGCTGGCGCTGCTGGGCCTTGGCTTGGTCGGGCTGGGCCTCAAGCGCCGCCGCAAGGCCTGA
- a CDS encoding ISL3 family transposase has translation MLNAMSSVSFWEGHIVDTVQEQEDGSLLIVLDTCPASDAVCGACLQPCALVHERRRRKVRDRDVLDKRVWLDVPVRRLDCHHCNARVAEHIVWLDRGARITHRVRLWVEALAQLLPIAHVARLTGLHWHTIKDIDHRRLKHLHGDFSAEGVQRLVMDEFALHKGHRYATVALDAERMRVLWVGEGNSREAIRPFFELLGEQGCQRIEAVAMDMNTAMDLEVRQQCPNAEVVYDLFHVVARFGREVVDRVRVDQANALRAESKARKVIKRSRWLLLRNRDNLKAEQAVKLEELLAANQPLATVYLLKTELKEIWYAPSVREGARRWKTWLKLALQSQIAPVIQFAKRLAKYRRGILASAIYPMSSSILEGVNNRIKVIKRMAYGFRDASYFFLKIKDAFPGKAR, from the coding sequence ATGCTCAATGCTATGTCGTCTGTCTCATTTTGGGAAGGCCATATTGTCGACACCGTCCAGGAACAAGAAGACGGGTCGCTGTTAATCGTTCTCGACACCTGCCCGGCAAGTGATGCCGTGTGCGGAGCGTGCCTCCAGCCTTGTGCCCTGGTGCATGAACGCCGAAGGCGTAAGGTGCGCGATCGTGACGTTCTGGACAAGCGCGTCTGGCTCGATGTGCCGGTTCGGCGGCTGGACTGTCATCACTGCAATGCACGGGTGGCCGAGCACATTGTTTGGCTTGACCGGGGAGCTCGCATTACGCACCGCGTGCGCCTTTGGGTCGAGGCGTTGGCGCAGCTGCTCCCGATAGCCCATGTGGCCCGACTGACCGGCCTGCACTGGCACACCATCAAGGACATCGATCATCGGCGGCTGAAACACCTGCATGGTGACTTCTCGGCAGAAGGCGTTCAGCGCTTGGTCATGGACGAATTCGCGCTGCACAAAGGCCACCGCTATGCCACTGTGGCCTTGGATGCCGAGCGAATGCGGGTGCTGTGGGTTGGAGAGGGTAATAGCCGGGAAGCGATCCGACCATTCTTCGAGCTGCTGGGAGAGCAAGGCTGTCAGCGAATCGAAGCCGTAGCCATGGACATGAACACGGCGATGGACCTCGAAGTTCGCCAGCAATGCCCGAACGCGGAAGTCGTCTACGACCTGTTTCACGTGGTGGCCCGCTTCGGCCGCGAAGTGGTAGACCGGGTTCGCGTCGACCAAGCCAATGCCTTGCGTGCCGAATCAAAGGCCCGCAAGGTCATCAAGCGTAGCCGCTGGCTGTTACTGCGCAACCGCGACAACCTGAAAGCCGAACAGGCCGTCAAACTGGAGGAGCTGCTGGCTGCCAACCAGCCTTTGGCGACGGTCTACCTGCTCAAGACCGAGTTGAAGGAAATCTGGTATGCCCCATCGGTCCGGGAAGGTGCTCGTCGATGGAAAACCTGGCTCAAACTCGCCCTTCAAAGCCAAATCGCTCCGGTAATCCAATTCGCCAAACGTTTGGCCAAATACCGGCGCGGCATCCTGGCTTCGGCCATCTATCCGATGAGCTCATCGATCCTGGAAGGCGTCAACAACCGCATCAAGGTCATCAAGCGCATGGCCTACGGATTTCGGGATGCATCTTATTTCTTCCTGAAAATCAAGGATGCGTTCCCCGGCAAAGCGCGATGA
- a CDS encoding M15 family metallopeptidase — protein MSDTVASEDIAGSPEFRHLTSIEGIAIDLRYATGNNFVGRDLYSPFDCAWLHRDAAAALEQLVAWLKERRPGYTALVLDALRPQRVQQQLWDALAGTGLQMYLANPVRGSIHSYGMALDITLLDEAGRELDMGTGFDDMTDLSHPALEEGFLAAGKLSEAQVANRRLLREGMLQAGFFGINTEWWHFDCGDRELVRATYRRVL, from the coding sequence ATGAGTGACACTGTGGCCAGCGAAGACATCGCCGGCAGCCCCGAATTCCGCCATCTCACCAGCATCGAAGGGATTGCGATCGACCTGCGCTACGCGACCGGCAACAACTTCGTCGGACGTGACCTGTACTCGCCCTTCGACTGCGCCTGGCTGCACCGCGACGCCGCCGCGGCCCTCGAGCAGCTCGTGGCCTGGCTCAAGGAGCGCCGCCCCGGCTACACCGCCCTGGTGCTGGACGCCCTGCGTCCGCAGCGCGTGCAGCAGCAGTTGTGGGATGCCCTGGCGGGCACCGGCCTGCAGATGTACCTGGCCAACCCGGTGCGCGGCTCGATCCACTCGTACGGCATGGCCCTCGACATCACCCTGCTCGACGAAGCGGGCCGCGAGCTCGACATGGGCACCGGCTTCGACGATATGACCGACCTGTCGCACCCGGCGCTGGAAGAAGGCTTCCTGGCGGCCGGCAAGCTCAGCGAGGCGCAGGTGGCCAACCGTCGCCTGCTGCGTGAAGGGATGCTGCAGGCCGGCTTCTTCGGCATCAATACCGAATGGTGGCACTTCGACTGCGGCGACCGCGAACTGGTGCGCGCCACCTACCGCCGCGTGCTCTGA
- a CDS encoding LysR family transcriptional regulator, with amino-acid sequence MRLRHIEVFHAIMQVGTISGAAQVLHISQPAVTKVLQHAELQLGMPLFERVRGKLYPKPEAHRLFAETEKLNRDLQGIRRLAASLKSRAVETVRLVSTPTIAIGVLPQAMTVWRRDFPEARCELATQHTSEIVNALRLGEADMALSLQDPRHPGIVAEPIAHGMLTVMAPRGTWSEEALSRPFGVEGLTGELIGLNDGDPLGEIVVAACEAQGVQPVYHTVVQTYQIARSLVEAGAGLAVLDPFTAASADPAKVQCRQWVPAMPVHLYLLSASHSPLSHGARELANCIGATARACLEKAGAS; translated from the coding sequence ATGCGCCTGCGTCATATCGAAGTTTTCCACGCCATCATGCAGGTCGGCACCATCAGCGGTGCCGCCCAGGTTCTCCACATCTCGCAGCCGGCGGTGACGAAAGTCCTGCAACATGCCGAGCTGCAGCTGGGCATGCCCCTGTTCGAGCGCGTGCGCGGCAAGCTCTATCCGAAGCCCGAGGCGCACCGCCTGTTCGCCGAAACCGAGAAGCTGAACCGCGACCTGCAGGGCATCCGCCGCCTTGCCGCCAGCCTGAAGAGCCGCGCGGTCGAGACCGTGCGCCTGGTGTCGACGCCGACCATCGCGATCGGCGTGCTGCCGCAGGCGATGACGGTATGGCGCCGCGACTTCCCGGAGGCGCGCTGCGAGCTGGCGACCCAGCACACCAGCGAGATCGTGAACGCGCTGCGCCTGGGCGAAGCCGACATGGCGCTGTCGCTGCAAGACCCGCGCCACCCGGGCATCGTGGCCGAGCCGATCGCCCATGGGATGCTGACCGTGATGGCGCCGCGCGGCACCTGGAGCGAGGAAGCGCTGTCCAGGCCTTTCGGCGTCGAAGGATTGACCGGGGAGCTGATCGGCCTGAACGACGGCGACCCGTTGGGCGAGATCGTGGTCGCAGCCTGCGAAGCGCAGGGTGTGCAGCCGGTCTACCACACGGTGGTGCAGACCTACCAGATCGCACGCTCGCTGGTGGAAGCCGGCGCCGGCCTGGCCGTGCTCGACCCCTTCACCGCAGCCTCGGCCGACCCAGCCAAGGTGCAGTGCCGCCAGTGGGTGCCTGCGATGCCGGTGCACCTGTATCTGCTCAGTGCCAGCCACTCTCCCTTGTCGCACGGAGCGCGGGAGCTGGCCAATTGTATCGGCGCGACCGCGCGCGCCTGTCTCGAAAAAGCTGGTGCATCATGA
- a CDS encoding N-acetylmuramoyl-L-alanine amidase, which yields MKNLIVPLILALLAGCATGPVGPKIDTTYNAKGQSSRARFLVLHYTVSDNPSSIKILTEKEVSAHYLVTNHAQPIIYRLVDENRAAWHAGNSSWKNYTQLNNSSIGIEIVNPGWTSTPDGGRMFYPFPQAQVEALIPLLKDIVQRHGIAPENVLGHSDIAPQRKQDPGPLFPWARLASEGLILWPDANRVALVRPIFDATLPDMFWFQRKLATHGFAIQQTGMLDPQTRTVLQAFQMKYRPADFSGNPDAETAALLEVLTTPANAPLPVIMPPPVITTPVPLLPPATTPVPAAPVPMPAQPVPVPMPMPTPAQPSPAPSPATPPVPMPAAPPVPAVPASPAVVIAP from the coding sequence ATGAAAAACCTGATCGTCCCCCTCATTCTCGCCTTGCTGGCAGGCTGCGCCACCGGCCCGGTCGGCCCGAAGATCGATACCACCTATAACGCCAAGGGCCAGTCGAGCCGTGCGCGCTTCCTGGTGCTGCACTACACCGTGTCCGACAACCCGAGCTCGATCAAGATCCTGACCGAGAAAGAGGTAAGCGCTCACTACCTCGTCACGAATCATGCCCAGCCGATCATCTACCGCCTGGTCGATGAAAACCGCGCGGCCTGGCATGCCGGCAATTCGAGCTGGAAGAACTATACGCAGCTCAACAACAGCTCGATCGGCATCGAAATCGTCAACCCGGGCTGGACCAGCACCCCGGACGGCGGCCGGATGTTCTACCCCTTCCCGCAGGCCCAGGTGGAGGCCCTGATCCCGCTGCTCAAGGACATCGTCCAGCGCCACGGCATCGCTCCCGAGAACGTGCTCGGCCATAGCGACATCGCGCCCCAACGCAAGCAGGATCCGGGACCGCTGTTCCCGTGGGCGCGCCTGGCCAGCGAAGGCCTGATCCTGTGGCCGGACGCGAACCGCGTCGCCCTCGTGCGCCCGATCTTCGATGCGACGCTGCCGGACATGTTCTGGTTCCAGCGCAAGCTGGCGACCCACGGTTTCGCCATCCAGCAGACCGGGATGCTCGACCCGCAGACCCGCACCGTGCTGCAGGCTTTCCAGATGAAGTACCGTCCGGCGGATTTCTCGGGCAATCCGGATGCGGAAACCGCAGCATTGCTGGAAGTCCTGACCACCCCGGCCAATGCGCCGCTGCCGGTGATCATGCCGCCGCCGGTGATCACCACGCCGGTGCCGCTGCTGCCACCGGCGACGACGCCGGTCCCGGCGGCGCCGGTGCCCATGCCGGCGCAGCCGGTGCCGGTACCGATGCCGATGCCGACGCCGGCCCAGCCCAGCCCGGCGCCGAGCCCGGCCACGCCCCCCGTTCCGATGCCGGCGGCACCGCCCGTACCGGCGGTTCCGGCCAGCCCGGCTGTCGTGATCGCGCCGTGA
- a CDS encoding ATPase, with product MLNPEQQQQQQAQQAQQAQHLGLGIDAGGTQTRWALAAPGGRIVAEGTAAGLSALQMGSAEGRDAVQATFGAIADAVLPHGRPAAVRAGVTGFGGDGGPLQRSLGELLGLDPQAVVLSNDIEIAYLASFKPGEGYLVYAGTGSIGAYIDAGGGFHRAGGRGVVLDDGGGGFWIAREALRQIWRREDEQPGAWESSPMAHAVFQHVGGSDWSFSRQFIYGRERGEVGKLAIAVAATAERDPAAAAILREAGRELARLAQALIKRFGARPVALAGRAAELHPAIVETMRAALPPDTILTQTGMRAHYAAARLAAEPARCAL from the coding sequence ATGCTTAATCCCGAACAGCAACAGCAGCAACAAGCGCAACAAGCGCAACAAGCGCAACATCTCGGCCTCGGCATCGACGCCGGCGGCACCCAGACACGCTGGGCCCTCGCGGCGCCGGGCGGGCGCATCGTTGCCGAAGGAACGGCGGCCGGGCTGTCGGCCCTGCAAATGGGCAGTGCCGAAGGACGCGATGCCGTCCAGGCGACCTTCGGCGCCATCGCCGACGCCGTACTGCCGCATGGCCGGCCGGCGGCGGTGCGCGCCGGCGTGACCGGTTTCGGCGGCGATGGCGGACCGCTGCAGCGCAGCCTGGGCGAGCTGCTCGGCCTCGACCCGCAGGCGGTCGTGCTCAGCAACGACATCGAAATCGCCTACCTCGCCAGCTTCAAGCCGGGCGAGGGCTATCTGGTGTATGCCGGTACCGGCTCGATCGGCGCCTATATCGACGCCGGCGGGGGTTTCCACCGCGCCGGCGGGCGCGGCGTGGTGCTGGACGACGGCGGTGGCGGCTTCTGGATCGCGCGCGAAGCCCTTCGCCAGATCTGGCGCAGGGAAGACGAGCAGCCGGGCGCCTGGGAAAGCTCGCCGATGGCGCATGCCGTGTTCCAGCACGTGGGCGGCTCGGACTGGTCGTTCTCGCGCCAGTTCATCTATGGTCGTGAGCGCGGCGAAGTCGGCAAGCTGGCGATCGCGGTCGCCGCCACCGCCGAACGCGATCCGGCCGCCGCCGCCATCCTGCGCGAAGCCGGCCGCGAACTGGCCAGGCTGGCGCAGGCGCTGATCAAGCGTTTCGGTGCGCGCCCGGTCGCACTGGCCGGCCGCGCCGCCGAACTGCATCCGGCCATCGTCGAAACCATGCGTGCGGCGCTGCCCCCGGATACCATACTCACCCAGACCGGCATGCGCGCCCACTATGCGGCCGCGCGGCTGGCAGCAGAGCCGGCGCGCTGCGCCCTTTAA